GGAGTGGTATCACACGTACCACACGGTTAAGCTGCATTCTCTTCGCCACTATAGCGTCCGGCCTCGATGTGCATAGTCAGATGCCATCATGCTTTTGGCGATTCAGTCTGGGTCTAGTGGGATGGATCGTTATGCCTAGCCCCATCGCAGCGGCTCAGCCTTCTGTGACTACACCAGAGGACGAGACCTCCGGTTTAGAAGGACAAGTGATTACCCCGGTGTGGCAGCTCGTCCCAGAAGCTAAAGAAGTTGCTCCCAGACAGGTGCCAGTAGATAGCCCGAATGAACCAGAAACAGTTGAGTTCCAGCCCACGACTCAGCTCAGTGGTGAGGCTGTATTTGCGTTCGTCTATGCTGCAGGCGATCGTCCTGGGTCAGCGTCTATCCGTCCTAGTCTTGGGCGTCGAATCCGTTTGGATGTTGAAACCAGCTTTAGTGGCGAAGACCAGCTTCGCTTCCGGTTCCAGAACACCAATGTTGCAGAGCTAGATGATGTCTTCGGGACCGATATGGCCCGTCTGTCGATTCAGGGGGATGACAAAAATGAGATTGCCCTCAGTCGCTTAGATTACACATTTCCCATTGGCGATCGCACCGAAGTCTTCCTTCCTGTGGTCGGCGGCTCCATTAGCGATATTGCTGATCCGCTCAATCCCCTCTTTAGCGGTAGCGGCAGCGGTTCGGTTTCGCGCTTTGGCCAACGCAATCCGCTCTATCGTCAGGGAGGGGGGGCCGGTGTGGGTTTAACCCATGAAGTGACCGATCATCTCGAACTCAGTTTGGGCTATCTCAGCGATGCCGAGAATCTGCTGCCGGAAGAGGAGTACGTTGCCTTTGCCCAGGCCACCTACGAACCCACGGATACCCTGAGCCTGGGACTGCTCTACGCCTATGGCTTCAACGGATTGGATACTGGCACGGGGAGCGAGCAGTCTAACGACCCATTTATGGATCAGAGTGATGCCATCTCATCTCACTCCGTCGGCATCCAGGCGACTGCAGACGTAACGCCCCAGTTCACCTTGTCTGGCTGGGCAGGCTTGACCCGCGCAACGGCCACCGATCTGTCCAATAGTCCCGAAGCTGATATTCTCAACTGGGCCGTTACGCTGGGATATTCTGACCTGTTGGGAGACAGCAATGTGGGCGGCATTGTGATTGGCTATCCGCCCCAGGTTATTTCTGTCCAAGGCCCCGCTACTCATTCACTGCACCTAGAACTGTTTTATAAAATCCATATGAATGAGCAGATTTCCGTCACCCCAGGGATTGTTGTAATTACCAACCCCGAGGCAGATCCCAATCGGTCTCCCATTGTCTTGGGAGCGATTCGCACCACCTTCGAGTTTTAATGGCTGAACCCTGATGAGGCATGGCTTGTGGCACGGCAGCAAAACCAGAACTTTTTTCTCCCTCGCTCAGCGCTAGCGCAGGTTTTTCGCCAGACGCGCACCCGCATTTTGCTGCTGTACGTTTTTCTGATGCTTGTGTTCATGGGACTTTCTGTTCCTCTATTTCGCCATTTGATTGAGCGGCAAGTCTCACTGCGCGTTCGAGAAGACCTGGTAGAGGCTAGGGAAAACTTCATGGATGCCTATCTTGCCTGGGAAAAATCTCCTAATCAAACGCAGGCCGACCTCAAAGTATTTGTGGATGAGTTTTTAGCCAATCAACTGCCGGAAGACGATAATTTCCTGATTATTTTGATAGATCAGAAACTTTACCGTTCTAATCCATCGCGATTATTCAAGCCCCTGCGGCCCGATTCAAAGCTCTTCCAGTATTGGCTAAGGGTGAATAAGTATAGTCGTGGAGAATGGCTCACCCAGGATCCTCGGATTGAAAAGATCATCTACAAAGCAGATCCTCTGTTTTTAGAAGGAAAACAGCAGGGAATTTTTATCGTTGCT
The Acaryochloris thomasi RCC1774 genome window above contains:
- a CDS encoding iron uptake porin: MPSCFWRFSLGLVGWIVMPSPIAAAQPSVTTPEDETSGLEGQVITPVWQLVPEAKEVAPRQVPVDSPNEPETVEFQPTTQLSGEAVFAFVYAAGDRPGSASIRPSLGRRIRLDVETSFSGEDQLRFRFQNTNVAELDDVFGTDMARLSIQGDDKNEIALSRLDYTFPIGDRTEVFLPVVGGSISDIADPLNPLFSGSGSGSVSRFGQRNPLYRQGGGAGVGLTHEVTDHLELSLGYLSDAENLLPEEEYVAFAQATYEPTDTLSLGLLYAYGFNGLDTGTGSEQSNDPFMDQSDAISSHSVGIQATADVTPQFTLSGWAGLTRATATDLSNSPEADILNWAVTLGYSDLLGDSNVGGIVIGYPPQVISVQGPATHSLHLELFYKIHMNEQISVTPGIVVITNPEADPNRSPIVLGAIRTTFEF